Genomic segment of Salvia hispanica cultivar TCC Black 2014 chromosome 2, UniMelb_Shisp_WGS_1.0, whole genome shotgun sequence:
AAATCTTCAGAGGCTCTGGACTTGACAGTGTGTTGTATGTATGCACAACTTCACTCACCAAAGCCCCCAAGAAAACAATCACATCTAAAGCACGACGAACAACCTGCACCACGCGTCTCATAAACCCTCAACTGCAGACAACCTCCACAGAGAGCTTTTTCATCACACTTGGACATGGGTCACCTCCAAAGATCTGGGGTGTCACAGGTACCGTGCAAGAAGTTTGGCCGATGCAGTACTGCAAAACCCGGTTAGGGTAACGAGGAGTCGAAAATTAGTTCAAGAAACATCTCAACAagatatactagtagtaacaTAGAGAGGAGATATAAGTGTACCTTCTCAAAAACGTCGTAGGAATGGANNNNNNNNNNNNNNNNNNNNNNNNNNNNNNNNNNNNNNNNNNNNNNNNNNNNNNNNNNNNNNNNNNNNNNNNNNNNNNNNNNNNNNNNNNNNNNNNNNNNATTTGATGGATGAGATCTTCTGCCCTGCATCACAAGAGAGGTGAGCTTTGGGCCTCAACGGTTTGTCCACTTTTCCTGATGCTTGTAGCTGATAGTTCACTAGAGTTGGTTGCCACTCGTATATGTCCGAGCATACGCTTGCTACTTCTCGTTTCGTTAGAGTGATGCCGCTTGGATTACCACCCCATTCCTCAAAGACAACGAGAAGGTTGCCAGATGGGCGGAGCCACGAGCGAGGAACATGGTACCTGTAAGCTAGAGTTAGGAATCCCTGTTTGATcgacaaatataaaaatagatgaaCAAGCAGATGTCGGATCCTATATTGCAGATGTTGCACAAAGATTTTTGAATTACCATCTTTGAGAAGCTTCGCCGCAGTTTCTTaggcatttcttttcattgAACCAACCAGCATAGTTGCATTCACCACAGCTGCCGGATGCTTTGTACTGATTCCAGTAGCGCCCGATGCTCTCACCATTGATCCATATCTGACCTTTACTCATCGTGTTCAAATCTAAAGCCAACGGCTCGTTTCCTCCCGGAGCATTGAAAGTCGTCTGTCAACAACCAACCATTCTTAGATGAACCTACCTAACATGAACCATAGCAGAGCACTAAAGTTCTCTAAGCAAAATGTACTCACCTTGTACCATGTTAATGGCTGCCTTTGCGCAACGTAGGATCCTTCAACCCACTCCACGTTCGAGATTCCACTGAGCGAATTAAGACTTAGAGATTCCCCCTTGAGACCAACCTGTCCACCAAAACCATGTCGCCAATGAGGGggaaatgaactaaatgatGAAAAGAGGGTGTTGAAATGATAACAATCTCACCTTGTAAGTCCATTTCTGCCATGTCAAGTCTCTTCTCCCTCCGTTAAGGCCAGTGAGTGAAACAGGGCCTAGGACGCCAGCATTCCACGTCTCGAAATGAGGCCCCACGTTCTGAGAAAAAAACATTGAAAGATAAGAATATGAACAAGTACTCCAAAAACCAATTTACTTCAACAATATATCATACTAGTATATGTTTATCATAAAGATCGCATAGCACATGATGTTTGGATGTAGTTGAGAAAGGGAAAAGGAGACGAACCGGGAGCCCAACCGCAATACTTAGAAGAGAGATTTTGTTAACACCTGCTCTAAGATTCACACCTTTACTGAAAGTTAGCTTAGGCCTATTTTGACTTCCATAGGTAGTTCCTGCAAGAAATTACACATATGTGGCAAGTAAGTACGTGTTCATAATTATCACTCTGACGTGGCAAGCCCCACGCCTGTTGTTTTGGCTTGTGGTGGTGTCTATTCTAATGAAGAATCCAGTGTTTATCCTTTTAGATGTTACTCAGAGCTAAATCAACCAAAATGAAGCCTCAAAAGACAAAATGGCTGGTGTTAGGCTTCATGAAATACAAGAGTCTGAACAAAATGGCACTCACTTGTTCCGATCCTTAGGCATCAATCAACCAAAATTCAATAGATAAAGATTGTCGAGTTTATTGCAAGTTGGATAACTTGCCTGATAATTGACCATTGATGAATACATGCAAGGCATGGCCAGCAGAATTGACAGTAAGAACAGGCCACTTGCCGCCTTTTAGAAACCCTTCATGAGAATCGACCCTCACACTGGTTATTAGCAACAAGCAAGGAAAGTTAAGTACAAGAAGTCAAGAAAGAAATCGAACTCCATTTCAACAAAAGGTGTTGTTAGAGCCTTCAACAAAAGCTAAATGTGCACTTACTCTGTAGTATACCACAGATAATCAGATTTATCCCAGGTTGTATTGATCTGCTCCCTTAATCCAACCAGTGTAAACGAACGCTCATCGTACGATGATGCTGTATCTTCAATATATGATTGCCAGTTAAATCCTCTGTTGATAGGGGTCATCTTCATTTGTGCACTTTGAGCACCAATCTTGATGTGGCAAATTCAAAACAGAGtgattattaaaattcacCTTAAAGCATAAAAAATGCGAATAAGCATACAAAAGGATCTTTTCACGTACCCTTGCCGTGTTGTAAACAGTGTTCTTGCAGTCGGGAAGGATGCTGATGGACCAAGGAGGCAAGTTGTAATGCCTATTCCAGAGGGAGACAGTTGCATACGAATGTTGGTCGTAGTTTGCAATAAAAGCTGCACAAGCTCCATTTTTCGACCTGAAAACATGAGCCTGCATTCAAATAATGGATGTTCATGTCAGTATTTACCATCATTGGACACAAGATTCCAGTCagggaaaagaaaaggaaacaaCATCTTGGTTGTGTCCGAGTGACATGACAGTCGGATCCCCAGAAATGAGAGCTGGCTCACAGAGTTTAATTGCCCTATGCAAATCTCTTAGATGACCCCATTTCGGCTGCCTCAGTAGCCCTACACAAAAGATACATAATTTTAGCTTTGTGCATCATTTTTGGAAAGATGGCATGGCAAACGAAGCGCAGCAATTTAAATGATAGTGACAGCAAAAATCATTGAAATATCGAACGTCTATCAATAGACTAAAGCTACAAGACAGGGCTTTTGGATATGAAGCAGATACAACCGGCTACCATGAAGGAAACGAATATTGTATGGATACACGTCCTAATCAACTTTTGGCCATAAGTTTCAAACAAGACATCCATGTCTACAGGGTTGCTTACATTATCCAATATTTTTGTCGTATATATCGGAGCTATTTGTTAGAAAAATCAGTCTAATTATATTGCAGAATACTAAATAGAATTGGCAGTAAGAAAGatgtaggagtaatatttaagtaCAGGTTCAGTCAACTCCCactttattcatttcaaatttagatGGTCACTGTCAGCAGAATATTAGGAGACATCAGGCATGGCTGCatgaaacattaaaataaataatcacttaaaaacaaataaataaaattgtggatCTGATTTTGAATGCATACCATACTCATCAAGAGGTGCATCATAGTCGTAACTGGTGGCAATAAATGGACCACCGGCTGTCCTGCCAAAGTTCGTTCCTCCATGATACTGataaaaatcgaaaattgTCAGATATATATAGCCATATCCATGATTTATTGCAATTAACTAGCAAACTCCTTCTGCGGTCGATTTACCATATAATAGTTAATGAGGGAGCCCCCCTTTTGAATAAATCTTGCAACAGAAAACGCCAAATCTTCAGCTGGTCGGTATGGAACTGCACCACCAAATTCAGTAAACCTGTACAAAAACATGTCACCAAAACATTATTTCAAGTGACTACAAAAATAGTGATagtttaaaaatgaaattccgTAAGCTTGTAACATCTCATCACAAGAGTAGCTCGAAACCTACCATCCAGTCCATGCTTCAGTCCATATCTTGGGCTTATATGCCTTATTTGGAGAGAAATAGTCACAATAGAAACCATTACACGTATTGATCTGCATGTCGAAAGGAAACATTAAACCCAGATTCAGGTAATATCCatgaaataaaactattatatgtataatagTTTATTCAAAGGTAATATTGAGATGTCAGTAACTAGTTAAATTATGTCAAATAAAGGTCAAATGCTTACAACAGGGTCGGGGGCATCGTCTTGCTTGCACATGATCCACGGAACACCAGTGCCAAGACCCACCGCCATTTTGGCTGCCCACTGCGCGTAAGCACGGCCAGGTGCACCGAGCTCATACTCCATTGGTCCGTACTCATTTTCAATCTAACCCAGcaacataaaaaacaaatctttCAACTTTCTGAATACTGTGAATAAACTGATGcataaaaacaagaaaatagaaaGGAGAACAGAGCAGCTGGACAACCTGCGACAGTATAATCGGACCGCCCTGAGTTTGATACAACCTCTCAGCCTTCATCATATTAACAATCTTGGTAGTGAACTTTTGCATTGCAGCCTTTCAAGATGGGAAAACAAATTACACAAGAGTAAATTAATGACTTCATcatacaaaagcaaaagttCACATGTCAAAAGATTTGGTATACAAACCTTAAAAGGCCCATTGTCAGTTCTGAAACTAATGCCTTTGACATACTTAAGCCAAACTGGAAAGCCACTGAAGTTGAAccaaaacatataaattattaaattattatagaagaagaaaaagaatctGTGAAATTGCAATTGCATTATTACCCAAAGTTCCAT
This window contains:
- the LOC125205408 gene encoding beta-galactosidase-like, with translation MSLKIAFLFGVLALLSSCGKASVSYDHKAISINGQRKILISGSIHYPRSTPEMWPDLIRKAKEGGLDVIETYVFWNGHEPEPGKYYFGGRYDLVKFVKLVQQAGLYVNLRIGPYACAEWNFGGFPVWLKYVKGISFRTDNGPFKAAMQKFTTKIVNMMKAERLYQTQGGPIILSQIENEYGPMEYELGAPGRAYAQWAAKMAVGLGTGVPWIMCKQDDAPDPVINTCNGFYCDYFSPNKAYKPKIWTEAWTGWFTEFGGAVPYRPAEDLAFSVARFIQKGGSLINYYMYHGGTNFGRTAGGPFIATSYDYDAPLDEYGLLRQPKWGHLRDLHRAIKLCEPALISGDPTVMSLGHNQDAHVFRSKNGACAAFIANYDQHSYATVSLWNRHYNLPPWSISILPDCKNTVYNTARIGAQSAQMKMTPINRGFNWQSYIEDTASSYDERSFTLVGLREQINTTWDKSDYLWYTTDVRVDSHEGFLKGGKWPVLTVNSAGHALHVFINGQLSGTTYGSQNRPKLTFSKGVNLRAGVNKISLLSIAVGLPNVGPHFETWNAGVLGPVSLTGLNGGRRDLTWQKWTYKVGLKGESLSLNSLSGISNVEWVEGSYVAQRQPLTWYKTTFNAPGGNEPLALDLNTMSKGQIWINGESIGRYWNQYKASGSCGECNYAGWFNEKKCLRNCGEASQRWYHVPRSWLRPSGNLLVVFEEWGGNPSGITLTKREVASVCSDIYEWQPTLVNYQLQASGKVDKPLRPKAHLSCDAGQKISSIKXXXXXXXXXXXXXXXXXXXXXXHSYDVFEKYCIGQTSCTVPVTPQIFGGDPCPSVMKKLSVEVVCS